A region of the Strix aluco isolate bStrAlu1 chromosome 9, bStrAlu1.hap1, whole genome shotgun sequence genome:
ttggactggaggagcttcaagggcttttccacccgagatggttctgggattctgtgactggAGGTGCAGTGAGTGATAGGCACTGCGGTTGGTTTGGCAGATGCCTACGTGAGGCATGCGTATGAAATCAGGCTAAACAGCAAGCAGGGTTGTGTTGAAAACGCAAAACTTCTTTTCACACTCTCTCTCTCAAGCCCAAGCTGGATGGCAGCAGTGAAAGAAATATAGATAGTCAGAAGCAGGAGCTGACAACCACAAATCTCtaatgccagaaaaaaattaaacacaaacaGCACATCCAGGCACAGTGCACACAGCCTTTTCACCTCTACTATAGGATtatgcacatatttaaaaaaacaaaagccaccaACTCCTCTTGTGCCTCACATTAGCCGATTCACAAGAAAAAGAAGCCATCTGAGCTGATACAGGAAAGCCCCAAATAGCTACAGTCTtagaaaacaagtatttctttGAAAAGTCCTGTTCTGTTCACTGCAAGAGGCAAAGGTGAGTCTACTAAAGGTGTTTCAGCTTAATATTTATTGCTATATAGCACTTTCCCTGGAAGAAAATTCCTCTTTAACGTGTTAGACTCCAACATTAAAAAGAGAATATTCGACTCACTTTTGGCAAATCTGCTCTTACCTTCATTTGTACAGGGCTGAACACGTACAACGTCACACCCAGCTGGATTATCACCTCTTGGTGCTGTGTACAACAGCCCTTAAAAACCAGGAGGTATTTATAACAGAAAGTCAAGTGCAGCCTTATCTGTCCCAGGCCATAACATGCATGATGGATCTTTTTTCCACCACTGACAGAGTGATTTAGCGATTTACATGTACAGATTTGTTACAAAGCAAACAGAGGGAAGGAAATAGGGATTTACGCACATTTTACAGCCCAAACTCTGGTTAGCACTCCCCACACACACCTTCCCCGCCAGCATGGCCTGGATGCTGTTTCCAGCCCCCCTGAGATGTGCAGAGAACAGCAGCACGAGCATCTCTGGGGGGGACAcaccagccccccacccccagcaaacCTCTCAGGGAGTGCTGCTAGAGGCACTCCTGTGATGTGACAGCAAAATCCTCCCCGCAGCATCACCCTGAACTCAGGAGGATCCCTGAGCACCCAGCACATTGGGGCCACCCCGGAGGAACGCTGGCACAAGGCTTTATGTGAGATACTTGCAGGGGAAAGCAGCTACTTCATCCCTCAAATTGAGCTCAGAGAGCTGTAGGGTCTTACTGTTATAACAGGAAAAGGCCAGGTGGAGTGGCTTTACGGATGTTAAATAGCACATAAAGCAAAAGAACACAAAAGAGGCACTGCTGTTTGGTTTTAAACAGGATGCACAGTTTATTATAATGAGGCAGGTAGGTATCAGTGAAACATTTAAGCCCAGACTGCTCAGCACaccccagccctctcctccttgGCAGGTCCTTCCCCAGCTTATTGCTTCATTGATCTCTTCACCTTTTAGATTTGGAGTCAGGTCAGTCAATCGGAGAGTAAGTTCTGCTGCAGCAACAGTTCTGCAGGGATGTTTGGCAGAGCACTGGCTCCTCAATAGCTCCTGCTTCATTATTGGAACTCTTAATGAAGTTCAAGCTGTGAGGTCCAAATTCTGCTTCAAGCTATACATTCTGCTCACACTTATAGATAATTACATTAAAGGTAAGTAAATCTATACTTTGAAAAGCGACTGTGAAAATGCCAGTATGAACATGCATAGCTGTCCCAGTGATTTACGAAGGCAAATCTCAGTTAAGAACTAAAACATTAGATcttcttatttttacttctgcAAGCTGAATCCAGCTTTAATATCAAAGAACCTgtctgcacacacagacacaggtcTTTACTGTCTCAGTGCTCCCATGAAACGCTCATAAGACCAGCAGCCAAACGTTACAGCTTTCTGCAAAAACAGCAACCTGGCCACTGCCTCCCTTCTGCAAGACCAGCGCCGCGTTCCACCCCGGCGTTTGCATACCTGCCTTTTTGGCCACATCCGAGGTGCCAGCCCTCGCCAAATCAGCTGGAAATGCAAATTGTCCCAGTTATTTATTCTGAAAGATAAAGCCCCCAGGAGATGCGGAGTTTGCAAACACTTATGAAAAGACACCCTTGATCCCCGGACTGTGTTGAACATGTAAATTAGTGCCCCTGGCACGTTTTACCCAAGCCCAGGTCCAGTTCAGCATCAAGTTACAGCTCACAAAGAAGCTGTCTGAGAGCAGCGAATTTTCCCTCGAAGAACTACCACGATGATCCTTAATTTACAATATTAATAGGCCGTAACGTATCCTGCTACGAGGGCACAGTTTCCTGCCGTACTGCTGTGAGAGAACATCGCTTCTGGTCTGCTGGAGTCCAGTAGCAGGAGGAGGTCTCCTGTACAATAAGGTAACAAGTGCATTTAGAGGAATGCAATCAGCTCACACATATTCTATATCGCATAAATAAAGTTATCTTAAAAAAAGGCACTGTATGTGGGTGAACACATCTCCCACAATGAGAGGTTTCCTGACTCATTCACTTGCCAGGGGTTGTCAACCTGCTCAAGAGCTGCCTTAGTTTTGCCATCAGCATCTCTCTGAAGTGGTCACCCATTAAGAAATAAAAGACAGGATTAATGGCACTATTTAAAAAGGCAATGGGTCTCGTGATGATGTAAATGGTGTTGATGATGCCCTGCGTGCACAGCGAGACGTTCAAGGCCGGTATTCGGGAAGCAAGTCGGACGTTGCGCATTATGTGATAGGGAGTAAAGAGCACCGAGAAGATGACCACTGTGAGGACCACTAACGTAAGGGGTTTTTCAAGAGTCAGGAGGGAACTGAGTTGCTCGCTcctgtttttaagaaaaacaaccatCTTCACATAGAAGCAGCACATGATCACAAGAGGGATAAGGAACCCAAAGACAGTCAGGAACATGCTGTAGATGAGGTTTTCCACAGGGTGTCCAGAGCTCGCGTAATCAAGACACTTGTAATTATTGGCAGCAGTTATAGGCTCCAGGAAATACACCAGCGGCAGCAGTTCCAGTATCACCCCGATCCATAAGGCAACAGACACAATAAGGGCCgttttcctcttctgcagaaTATGTTCTCTGAAAGGATATTTTATGAGCATGTATCGGTCGATACTGataacagtgaggaagaggatgctGCTATACAGGTTTGCATGCAACAGGAATCTGTTGCTGTGGCACAAGATGCTCTCCTTTGCCCACTGATCTCTGGAGTAGCTGTTGACGAGTATTGGAAGAGtacacagaaataataaatctgaTAATGATAAATTGAACAGGTAGATGTTGCCACTTTTCCactttttcaggcagaaaatatAGCCAAAGACAACAATGGTGTTTCCAGTGAAGCCTAAAATGAACTCAAGGCTGTACATGGTGGACAGATAATACTTTTCTAGGGCTCTGTTCATCAGCAAAGAGCCGCAAGTCTCGTTCACAGCCTggaaagtcaaaaggaaaaaaaaataaacaccaaaaatTAGTAAAAGATCACTGCATGGCTATTTTTATGTTACTGCTGTAATCAGTGAATACAGCATGCTATTTCCTTACAGCTTATATGGTAAGTAGAGACTTGAACTCAAAGACTATCCCTTACACACACAAAATTTCTACTTTCAGCTATTGACCAGAGTTATCGAGCAAGATGAAAACTTGGGTAAGCGAAAACCTGTGTGAGGAGTCTGAAGGAAAAGCATCATCTGAAGACATCTACCTCAACACGCCAGCTGCCGCTCGGCCAAGCCCACGGCGCTGCCAGAGGCCAGGAAAGTGAAACTTGACCGTCACCACTTTGTCACAGCCCTTTCTGGAAGTCAACCACCGTCCTGTTACCCAACCCCTGTCCCGTGGTGGCCTCGCTCATCTCTAAAGCAGAAGTCTGCTGGCAAGACTGATAAAGAATGAACTCATTAGCAGCAATATGGCCACGCTCTGACAGCATTACTCAGAATTAATTCAAAAGTCAGGAGAGAGAGTGTGTTTAATAAATTAATCGAAGCATTCATTATGCACTTTGTACGGTTCTGCTGGTAACTCGGTAGCAGAACAGCACGGGCAGGGCTGTGAGGATGAGGCATGTATCCTCTGCAGCACGGCAGACGTGCCAGAGGACCTCGAGCCACTCCTGCAGACACGGGGCATTTCTGCTCCTGGTTTTACAAGTATCTTCTCACTTTTCTACAAAGGGCCCTTTCAAGAAGGGAAAGTTCAGCTACAACTGATGAGTCCCTGTTGATAAGAAAGCAACTGTAGTCAAGAGGACAGCACAGTTAATTTCAATATAAAACTCCTTTGAAGCCAAATTCACAAACTTAAAATCACTTTTGTTACTAGCTCCCTGTGAAGCCAGAGCCCTATGTATGATTTACCTGATGGCAGCTCCTAACTGCTGCTAAGCCCCCGCCTGGGTACAACGGGGTGCCCCGAGCCCAGCCCCATGGCGCAGCTGGAGGAGAGGCCAGTCCCCGCCGGCACGATGCCGACACCAGGGTGGCCACCCAGGAGAGCTGCCGGCACCCTGCCTCCCCTCCCACACCACTGTGCCGTTTGCTGCTTGGCCCCAAAGAGTTGCGGCTTCCCGCCTGCAAGTAACACAATCTGTATTCTTCAAGGAGCAAAGCTTTCTAGGAAGCTGCGCCAAGGGTCTGTGCCTGGGGACAAGTTTTGCTTTCTAAGGGTGGGTTAAAAAGGTGCTTTCATGCTACAGGGGAAGAAAGAGAGTAGGATCTCAAGtgctccctcctgtccctccctcctctccctgctccagcaagGACACCCGTACCCACCTGCATGGGAACTGCAAGATAAAGACAGCTTTTAGCAAGAGCCTTTGGTTAAAATATTAGCAAACCAGTTAGAAATCAGGGCAAAACAAAACATCAGAGAAGTGGGATATAGGTTAAAAGTGAAATCAAGCTAAGTCTAAACTCTGGAAGAGCAGCAATGTAACAATGCCACCAAACCTGCTAAAGACAGTCTCCACAATCATGCAattgttttaagtattttcaaaGTTGTTCTGGTGTCTAGAATTTGTTAATTGGTCTCTGCTCTCAAAGCactgtattttactttaaaagtagACTACAAGACAGAATAAAGTACAGCATAAACAAAGCTTCATAAAGTTATATCCAGCAAATATCTACAAGTTATATCCAGCAAATATCTACACTTAGGCTGTGTACCGCAGGAGACAAAAATTAGCTAGCCAGGAATGCTCACTGCAGTCGGGAGCAGCTCAGATGCAGCACCCAGCCTAACCCTGGCTCTTCAGGCTCTTCAGAAGAAACCcaacatttcagtgaaattttaattctaaaaatcaCTGCTCTAACATCAGCACTTTAAATAGAAATGATAATTTGAGAATTACTGTATTGACGGATGCGTTGATTTAGATAGTTGTTAGGAAAAGATTGATTAATCACTTTTAAAGTAAGCAGCCAGGGTAAAGCAGTTAAAGGGTTCGTTCAGAGCGGGTCTCGCTAGAGGAATAGCAGAGTCTTTGCGAGAAGTGTCAGGCAGAGAGCCGGCTGCCGGCACCGGGACGCCCTTACCATCCCCTCAGTGCTCCTGCACCATCCCTCAGCGAGGCCGTCGGGATCCCTGGAGCGCAGCACCGCAGCACCGGCTGGCCTCGTTTACATACGATTCAATCATTAATGAGTCAGGGCAAGGGAGCGATTTGTTTGGCCGAGGGGCATACGGGGGCAGATTTCGTGGGAGGAAGGCGCTGCAAAGCGCGTGCTGAGCCAAGGAGACACGCAAACACACACTTCCCCTTTGTAGAGACCTGTTTGGAAACCTCTGGggaggctgcagctctgctccgcGCCGCTGGGCTCTGGGAAAAGGTTTCCCATGAAACGCTCCTGCCCGGGCGACGTGCAGCTCTCAGGGCGAGGCCCGGGGACGCCCAGCTCCCACCCAGCACGGTGCTCCCATCACTGCCGCGGTGTCGTGgaggcgtgaggaggaagagggcacTGCTCTTCATCCCACGGGCTGAGCGATGCCCAGAGGTGCCAGGAGGGCAAAGCCTGGCAGCTTGTGTCCTGCCTACACCCAGTCGTCGTCAACCATGGAAGAGCCTCTCCTCTGACACCAGAGATCACCACGACAGAGGCAGCAGCTCGGTGATATCTGTAGTTAGCAAACCCATTAAAACAACATATTTGCATTATATTAAAGCAGAGCGCTAAAGAAGAGCACTTAGTTTTCACATAGTAATTTTAACTCTTCAAAGTGTGCTGGTTTATTCATCATTGCTATGTAATATTACCATGTTTTTAACCTTGAGAGTTAAATGCTGCTAATGCAAAACGCCTCTGCTCTACTGCAACTAATGCACCTGAACCAGTTGATATCAGCACATTTCTTGGTTTCAAGCAATACAGTGACATTTTTACCTGTGAACTACTGTCTTCCACTGCTCAGAAACCCCAGGGCCTAGGTTTCAATTCCCTGGGGCAGGGCACACCCAGCCTGGGTGTCCTGGCTCAAAGCACGAATCGTTGCACCAGAAAGGGAGGCTGCTGCCGTTTTCTTGCGTAAAAGCGAGCAGGAGAGCAAATCTCAGGGGCGTCTGGGCTGAGCACGGCTGGTGGCTGACCCACACGAGATGTTCCCCGGCCGGGATTTCCGCTGCTCCCGGGCAGGTTGGGATCCAGCGGAGATTTTGAGGCAACCCTGCACTGTGCAGTGTCGGTTTTCGTATGCTTCCATTGAACTTCCAGTGTTGCACATAAGCACAGAGTGAGGGTTCAAACCAATAAGCTGCTGCTGCATGACCTGTCAGTACACATTAATGACCAACTACGAAGGGATCAGTCTTTCTTTCCTGGCTCATGTCAGAAGTGGAGCTCTTTCCAGTCTGCtacagaaaaacatttcactctgtacacaggctgcagggctgcaTTTACAGTTGCTAGGCCTACTTTGAGGCAAAATAACACCCCAGCATCTGGGGGGCTTATTAATCACCCCTTCAGTAAACAAGCCCAAACCACTTTATTCACCCGTTAAAGGCAGCTTGGCAACACCaaaccagctgctgctgcaccccGAGCAGCTGCCCCGCATTTGCAACACGCACCCGTGTACTGACATCCGACCGCTTCATCCCATCCCAGCAAAAACGGGACATTCATGTGGTGTTCAGGTTGCAAACGACATCTGGAAAGCACAGGGGGTGCTGGCGCTGCTGTGAGCTGGGCGAGGGACTGCTTTGTCCCTCACATGGGACAAACTGAAGCTAGGCTCCCATGTTTTAAGTGTAgctaaaaaaagtatttaagtgCATTTGAAAAAGCCCCCGGGGGTTGCAGCAGAAGCCTGGGTGACAGCAGGTGACAACAGCGGCACCATGCCTCACTGGCCAGGGCGGTCCCTTCACTGGGGAAGGTCATGCCCAGGAGAAAGGGAGGTTCCAGCTGTGGGCAGAGCATTGCTGGGGGGTATCGCCAGGACTGGGGGGACCGCTCGGTCTCAGGGTTGTGGAATTCCCAGGCTCATCCCTGCTCCTGCCGGCCCAGGTCTCATCACGACCAGCCCAGGATCGGGGCTTCTCCATGCTGCCACAGAGAGCTTTTCAGAGGAAAGCTTTGAGGTTGTCTGCAAAACCAGCCACCACACAgctaaataaaattacttttgaaagcaatttccttccttttcagaaagaaatacgAAGAGCTGGGAAGATAAGGCtcacttctttcctcctctccgtGTACCCAAGAGCCCTGCGGTGCTGACAGAGCTCCCGTACCTGGCAAGGGAGTGCTCAGAAGAAAAACCTGATGCTCCAGACATTTTGAAAAActgcaagaagaaagagaagcaccAGTGAAATCCTGAGCTCTGTGAATTCCCACTATGAGATTAAGAAGAAAAGGTCCCCAGCCCATGCTCAGTCCGTTCCTCTGGCTGCAAGAGAAAACCCAACCTGGGGGCCAAGGGCAGAACCTCCAGCCACACTCTGGGCCAGGACTGCAGCTAAATCACAGgcagttatttattatttttaataaacataaacATGGGGCACAACACAAACTTCTATACATCAACATTCACTGTGGAAAtccagaaaggaaattaaattattattagcATTTATCTGGGAACACGTGCCTCACCCCTGCCCGTGGTGTGGCAGTTTGGACAAGCCGAGCTCACTTTAACGTGGCTGTGTAGGACGGGTGCTTTTGGAAAACACTGTTTAGAATTAGCTATATTGTTCATGCCAAATACATTTGTCAGAAATGAAAATTGCTGGAAATTGTAAGTTTAGCAAATACAGTTACATCTCCTAAATTTAAGCCAGAATTTGTATGCCTCATTTTTAAAGCAtcagtaaaaagagaaagaagctaCAGGTCATATGCTGATGGCTGCAGGAAAACTAAAATGAACTTGAAAAAAGCTAAATAAACTAAACTGCTAAATGACACATTAGCTTTCGGTCCCTGAAATTTTGGAAATAATCAGCACCTGCCAGCCCTAGCAGCTAAACTGAACAAGATGGGGAACATCGACTACAGGAATAAATAGTGGTTTCTGTTATGCTCAAAATAAGTCTTCTAGCTCTGCATATCTTTTGCCCCAGCTACCAGAGGGATTTAATTTCCTTTACTATGGTCAGCAGTAACATGGCCTGAGCTTTAACAGGACGATGGTCTCCATCTGTTTACAGTGGGGACACAGCTATCAACGAATGCAGAGCTGTATGGAAACTGCCACAGCAGCTACGTCATTTCTGCATCAGTATCTTGATACGTGccataaaaaatgcaaaatggaatAGAATGGGCACTGATAACAAAGAACCCATCACAAGTGAGTCACCGTACATGACTGAGGATGGAAGAAGCTTATGGAGGATGAAGTGCTGTGAAACAACCCAATACTATGTGCAGAAAGCTCACAGTAAATGGATGACTCAGAGGAGACTTCTTTAAATGGCCAAGTAAAGCACTAAAAGGTAACACATTACATTAACCCATCCTTTTAGAGTGCTACCTTATACCTGTAAGGAAAAGTATTACCTTAACTGATCTTGAATTTCCACATCTTTCATACAACTGTCTTACAAAACCAGGATTTTTTCAAGGAGACCTGGTAGGTTATGCCAAGGCATGACGCTTGAAGCCCTGGATGAAGGTGATCTAGTGGTCATGATAAATCCAGATTTCCAAAAGGCCTTTGCTGAAGTCCCACCCACACCACACGTTTATGAAGAAATCCATTTTCTCTGTGGGTTTCTCTAGGTGAATCCTGGAAATCCCCGTGGGTACCAGTTCCACCCTCCCAACCTGCTCCTGTGGGCACAGCCCAACTGTTTTCTGCTACAGAAATTCTGGATTTTCCTTCTCTGGCATGAATTGCTGTCACAGGGCAGGAAGGAGCCAGGCTGGCACCAGGGCGTGGGAGATACCGGCGCTCAGCAGGCGGGCTGGCAACCAGAGCCCAGCCCTGGCTTCGTTCAGCGAAAGAGATTCACACCCAGTTTCTCTGTCAAATGAGTCAAAACTACGCTTTTATAATTAGCACAAAGTTTACCGTAATATTCTTCACTTACTGTATCTGAATATTATGATTAGATGTGACAAGACGAAATTATAGATCACTAATAAATCATGCTTTTCATGAGCAACTGCCAGACTGTATCTAAGGGAGCACCAGCCTCACGCCTTGTCCTGACTTGCCCGCGGACCACgaggagccagcagcagcagcatgagggCAGGTCGGGCTCTCGCAATGACTGTCTGCACAACAGGTGCTCCCCAGTTATACTCCTAGGAAATGCTGATCCCACTACAGGGTCAGAGACAAATGCTCTTCTACGAAATATAATGATCAGAATTCTTCCTAAACCTTTAgatttgtttcaggtttttttgttttggggcaggtttttttttttttacataatttctaGTACTTTCTAGGTATATCATGAATGTTCATTCAGGACAAACTAGAAGCCTTCAACGCAATCAGCTGAAGTTAGTATTATGCTAAAGTAGATCTTATACAGTTTAATGATAATTAAAGACTTTTTTGATACctataatactgaaaaaaaaaaatcaaatattggCTCAGAGGATGGTGAGCAGGGAGCAAAGTGTTTTCTCGACAGTTTTTCCCCTCTGGCTCCATCTCTTCTACTGACTCATTgttcaagatggatgttcagagCTCTTCAAAATATCGTGGACAACCCCTACATTAAGCCTCAGCAGAACAAAGGTGCTGTGGGACCAGAGGGTCTCCCCTGCTCTCAGCCCCCAGGGATACCCACACCACGTGCCagggcagctgcagctcctgggcaCACACTGCTGGGAAACAACCACCCCCCAGAATCCTTCACCCTCAGAATACTCCACACCCATCAGCCCTGTGTGAGGTCATTTTCCAAATACCTACGTCCTTGATGGGTCATTTATTTAGAAACGGATTTGAAAGCAACTGGTCTTTTCCTACCTACCAGGCTTTAGGCAAGCACAGCTCCCCGCTGCCGGCTGGGGTAGGTTCTGATTCTGTTAAAAACAACCACTGCGTGCAAACAACCAATCACAGCATCCAATAAAACCAGTGTCTATGGTGAAAATAGTGTCGCACAGCCAGAATACCAGGTGTGTGTGCTGGGCCTTTTCAGAGCACCTGAAGAGACCTGTGTTTGCCTGATAAGGTTTCCAGCACAGGTAATAAGGAAACTTTAATTACACAATGTTGACACAAGTCACAAACCTCTAAACACTCATGCAGCTAGTGTGTTTTTCCACTCTGCCACTGAAAGGCAGagggatttatttttcaaaacaaactgtGCTTGAGAAAGGTGGTgttctgcctggcagcagctcaCAGCACCACGCTGCACCCCAGGGGTTTGATTTGGGAAGCCCATCGCTCTCCAGACCTGCTGACGGTACCTTCTGCTGCCCAGAGGGGTTTAAATAGTGTTTTGAGGAACACAAGGCACCTCATCTAGAGCTGTGTTGAAAGAACAACTTCATACAAATTGCAAAGTCAGTACTCAGGGATTTACATTTACAAGGCTAATCCTCCAGAACAGATGTGGGTCCAGAAGTGAGGAGAGAGACAGTTCTGGGGTGGGGGCACAGGAGGAGTGGGAAGCCCAAGCGCTCCAGGGGTGCGGTGAAAGCCCATCAAGGCCGGGAGCAGCAGGACATGGCCTTGGCCACTGTGCACAATTTGCTGATCCGGGGTACACACCCCCATAGTGACTTTGCAGGAGGgaaattcatcccatacctgggaACCCTCATTCCTACAGCACCCCAACAACGCTCTTGTATTGCAGTCAA
Encoded here:
- the SUCNR1 gene encoding succinate receptor 1 isoform X1 yields the protein MKSSALFLLTPPRHRGSDGSTVLGGSWASPGLALRAARRPGRSVSWETFSQSPAARSRAAASPEVSKQAVNETCGSLLMNRALEKYYLSTMYSLEFILGFTGNTIVVFGYIFCLKKWKSGNIYLFNLSLSDLLFLCTLPILVNSYSRDQWAKESILCHSNRFLLHANLYSSILFLTVISIDRYMLIKYPFREHILQKRKTALIVSVALWIGVILELLPLVYFLEPITAANNYKCLDYASSGHPVENLIYSMFLTVFGFLIPLVIMCCFYVKMVVFLKNRSEQLSSLLTLEKPLTLVVLTVVIFSVLFTPYHIMRNVRLASRIPALNVSLCTQGIINTIYIITRPIAFLNSAINPVFYFLMGDHFREMLMAKLRQLLSRLTTPGK
- the SUCNR1 gene encoding succinate receptor 1 isoform X2, which codes for MAVNETCGSLLMNRALEKYYLSTMYSLEFILGFTGNTIVVFGYIFCLKKWKSGNIYLFNLSLSDLLFLCTLPILVNSYSRDQWAKESILCHSNRFLLHANLYSSILFLTVISIDRYMLIKYPFREHILQKRKTALIVSVALWIGVILELLPLVYFLEPITAANNYKCLDYASSGHPVENLIYSMFLTVFGFLIPLVIMCCFYVKMVVFLKNRSEQLSSLLTLEKPLTLVVLTVVIFSVLFTPYHIMRNVRLASRIPALNVSLCTQGIINTIYIITRPIAFLNSAINPVFYFLMGDHFREMLMAKLRQLLSRLTTPGK
- the SUCNR1 gene encoding succinate receptor 1 isoform X3, yielding MNRALEKYYLSTMYSLEFILGFTGNTIVVFGYIFCLKKWKSGNIYLFNLSLSDLLFLCTLPILVNSYSRDQWAKESILCHSNRFLLHANLYSSILFLTVISIDRYMLIKYPFREHILQKRKTALIVSVALWIGVILELLPLVYFLEPITAANNYKCLDYASSGHPVENLIYSMFLTVFGFLIPLVIMCCFYVKMVVFLKNRSEQLSSLLTLEKPLTLVVLTVVIFSVLFTPYHIMRNVRLASRIPALNVSLCTQGIINTIYIITRPIAFLNSAINPVFYFLMGDHFREMLMAKLRQLLSRLTTPGK